The Aurantiacibacter gangjinensis genome includes a region encoding these proteins:
- a CDS encoding ammonium transporter has translation MLRMMIAAATLLAIPAPALAQEASRAALNNSGDTAMVIMATPLVLLIALPGLALFYAGLVRARNVLSVMLQIGAVVGVVSVLWIAVGYTLAFGNTTSGFIGDGSRWMMIDLASLRAGMTLPESTFAMFQLAFAVLAPALMVGAWVGRARFGWVLVFAGVWSLLVYAPVAHWIWGGGWLGRLGVTDFAGGLVVHMTAGVSALVVALLIGKREGFSATPGTPHASALTLLGTMLIWVGWLGRNGGSALLATDDASMAIVNTHMAAAAAALTWLGIEKWKTGKASAFGFGGGALAGLVAITPAAGLVTPGAALVFGIVAGLVCSFAAQAVRTRLAIDDTLSVFAINGVGGMLGALLVGVFLHPDLGGTGYPGEMGLIAMLGTQALGVAVVAAYSAIMTAIIAIAVSLFIPMRVEESEEIEGLDASSHGGRAWDFD, from the coding sequence ATGCTGCGCATGATGATTGCTGCTGCGACTTTGCTGGCCATTCCGGCACCTGCCCTGGCGCAGGAAGCATCGCGCGCTGCGCTCAACAATTCGGGCGACACCGCCATGGTCATCATGGCGACGCCCTTGGTGCTGCTGATCGCATTGCCGGGACTGGCGCTGTTCTATGCAGGCCTCGTGCGGGCAAGAAATGTCCTGTCCGTAATGTTGCAGATCGGCGCGGTCGTCGGAGTCGTGTCCGTCCTCTGGATCGCGGTCGGTTACACGCTGGCTTTCGGTAATACGACGAGCGGGTTCATCGGCGATGGATCGCGCTGGATGATGATCGACCTCGCCTCCCTGCGCGCCGGGATGACCTTGCCGGAAAGCACCTTTGCGATGTTCCAGCTCGCATTTGCGGTACTGGCACCGGCCTTGATGGTGGGCGCATGGGTCGGGCGGGCACGCTTTGGCTGGGTTCTGGTATTCGCCGGTGTATGGAGCTTGCTTGTCTACGCGCCCGTGGCGCACTGGATCTGGGGCGGCGGATGGCTCGGGCGGCTCGGCGTGACCGATTTCGCAGGCGGCCTTGTGGTGCATATGACGGCCGGTGTGTCCGCGCTTGTTGTGGCACTGTTGATCGGCAAGCGCGAAGGTTTTTCCGCCACGCCAGGCACGCCGCACGCGTCTGCGCTAACCTTGCTGGGCACGATGCTGATCTGGGTGGGCTGGCTCGGGCGCAATGGCGGCAGCGCGCTCCTCGCAACGGACGATGCCTCCATGGCAATCGTCAATACGCATATGGCGGCAGCCGCAGCGGCGCTGACCTGGCTCGGGATCGAGAAATGGAAGACGGGCAAGGCCAGCGCCTTTGGCTTTGGAGGCGGCGCATTGGCCGGTCTCGTCGCCATCACCCCAGCTGCAGGATTGGTGACGCCGGGCGCGGCGCTGGTGTTCGGCATCGTGGCGGGGCTGGTTTGCTCTTTCGCTGCTCAGGCGGTCCGTACAAGGCTCGCGATCGACGACACGCTAAGCGTATTCGCCATCAATGGCGTTGGCGGCATGCTGGGCGCCTTGCTGGTCGGCGTGTTCCTGCATCCCGATCTTGGCGGGACCGGATATCCCGGCGAGATGGGGCTGATCGCAATGCTCGGCACACAGGCCCTCGGTGTCGCAGTCGTCGCCGCTTACTCGGCGATCATGACGGCCATCATCGCCATCGCGGTCTCGCTCTTCATCCCGATGCGCGTGGAAGAAAGCGAAGAGATCGAAGGGCTGGACGCGAGCAGCCATGGTGGCCGCGCATGGGATTTCGACTAG
- a CDS encoding alpha/beta hydrolase, whose amino-acid sequence MMMSNAPPPLRNTLREGLSLPRVLLNPLRLPRKGADIGKGRPAIVIPGLMTGDVSTTLLRRTLNARGFAAEGWGQGLNIGADAAKLEAVQARIEQLVRDSGKNAVLIGWSLGGLYARVLAHRVPHALDMVVTVASPFSGDRHANRAWKLYEAINDHSVDNPPFAEQMAQKPPVPTIAVWSAVDGVIAPECTRGSDEESDYRLQVDAPHFKLGTSRASMETILAKIAEVDAEQASG is encoded by the coding sequence ATGATGATGAGCAATGCCCCGCCTCCGCTGCGCAACACCTTGCGCGAGGGGCTGTCCCTTCCGCGCGTGCTGCTCAATCCGTTGCGTCTGCCTAGAAAGGGCGCGGATATCGGCAAGGGGCGGCCCGCCATCGTCATTCCCGGCCTGATGACCGGCGATGTCTCGACCACGCTGCTGCGCCGCACGCTCAATGCGCGCGGCTTCGCGGCGGAGGGCTGGGGGCAGGGCCTGAATATCGGCGCCGACGCGGCGAAGCTGGAGGCGGTGCAGGCGCGTATCGAGCAGCTTGTGCGCGATAGCGGAAAGAATGCGGTGCTGATCGGGTGGAGCCTTGGCGGGCTATATGCGCGCGTACTGGCGCACCGTGTGCCGCACGCGCTCGATATGGTGGTGACAGTGGCAAGTCCGTTCTCCGGCGACCGCCACGCCAATCGTGCGTGGAAATTGTACGAGGCGATCAACGATCATTCGGTCGACAATCCGCCTTTTGCCGAACAGATGGCGCAGAAACCGCCTGTTCCGACGATAGCCGTGTGGTCTGCGGTGGATGGCGTGATCGCGCCGGAATGCACACGCGGTTCTGACGAAGAAAGCGACTATCGGCTGCAGGTCGATGCCCCGCATTTCAAGCTCGGCACATCGCGGGCGTCCATGGAGACGATCCTCGCGAAAATCGCCGAAGTCGATGCCGAGCAGGCGTCAGGCTGA
- a CDS encoding NAD(P)H-dependent flavin oxidoreductase translates to MSFKGLTPISYGGREVWPLIEGGKGVSATNGMSSGAWAAAGGIGTVSAVNADSYDAEGKIVPQVYDQLTRKERHEQLIRYAIDGAATQVERAYEMAGGNGAININVLWEMGGAQAVLEGVLERTKGMVTGVTCGAGMPYKLAEIAARFDVSYLPIISSARAFRALWKRSYHKVSDLMAAVVYEDPWLAGGHNGLSNAEDPKKPEDPYPRVAALRETMRKEGVAESVPIVMAGGVWYLREWENWIDNDELGQIAFQFGTRPLLTEESPIPQGWKDALRDIEPGDVLLHKFSPTGFYSSAVKNDFLYDLIYRSQRQIAFAKTAEGEMTAQLDVGVKGKNFWVRPEDLVSAREWVAQGHTEALKTPDGTVVFVTPEKRAEIRKDQADCMGCLSHCGFSSWKDHDDYTTGRLADPRSFCIQKTLQDIAHGDDVNQNLMFAGHAAYRFREDPFYSNKFTPSVKQLVDRILTGD, encoded by the coding sequence ATGAGCTTTAAGGGACTTACGCCGATTTCTTACGGTGGCCGCGAGGTTTGGCCGCTGATCGAGGGGGGCAAGGGCGTATCCGCCACCAACGGCATGAGCAGCGGCGCTTGGGCAGCCGCGGGCGGCATCGGTACTGTGAGCGCGGTGAACGCCGACAGCTACGATGCGGAAGGCAAGATCGTGCCGCAGGTCTACGATCAGCTGACCCGCAAGGAACGGCACGAACAGCTTATCCGCTACGCCATCGATGGCGCTGCCACGCAGGTGGAGCGCGCTTATGAAATGGCCGGCGGCAACGGCGCTATCAACATCAACGTGCTGTGGGAAATGGGCGGGGCGCAGGCCGTGCTCGAAGGCGTGCTGGAACGTACAAAGGGCATGGTCACAGGCGTTACCTGCGGAGCAGGGATGCCCTACAAGCTCGCCGAGATCGCGGCGCGTTTCGATGTCAGCTACCTGCCCATCATCAGCTCTGCGCGCGCATTCCGCGCGCTTTGGAAGCGCAGCTATCACAAGGTGTCCGACCTGATGGCTGCGGTGGTCTATGAAGATCCGTGGCTGGCGGGCGGGCATAACGGTTTGTCCAACGCCGAAGACCCGAAGAAGCCCGAAGACCCGTATCCGCGCGTCGCCGCTCTGCGCGAAACAATGCGCAAGGAAGGCGTTGCCGAAAGCGTGCCGATCGTGATGGCGGGCGGTGTGTGGTATCTGCGCGAGTGGGAAAACTGGATCGACAATGACGAGCTGGGCCAGATTGCCTTCCAGTTCGGCACCCGACCGCTTTTGACGGAGGAAAGCCCGATCCCCCAGGGCTGGAAGGACGCGCTGCGCGACATCGAGCCGGGCGATGTGCTGCTGCACAAGTTCAGCCCGACCGGCTTCTATTCCAGCGCGGTGAAGAACGATTTCCTCTACGACCTGATTTACCGTTCCCAGCGCCAAATCGCTTTTGCCAAAACGGCTGAAGGCGAAATGACCGCGCAGCTGGATGTCGGTGTGAAAGGCAAGAACTTCTGGGTCCGCCCGGAAGACCTCGTCTCCGCGCGCGAATGGGTGGCGCAGGGACATACGGAAGCATTGAAGACGCCAGACGGCACCGTAGTGTTCGTCACGCCCGAAAAGCGCGCCGAAATCCGCAAGGACCAGGCCGATTGCATGGGCTGCCTATCGCATTGCGGTTTCTCGTCATGGAAGGACCATGACGATTACACTACCGGCCGCCTCGCCGATCCGCGTAGCTTCTGCATCCAGAAAACCTTGCAGGACATCGCCCATGGCGACGATGTAAACCAGAACCTGATGTTCGCCGGCCACGCGGCCTATCGCTTCCGCGAAGATCCATTTTATTCCAACAAGTTCACGCCATCGGTAAAGCAGTTGGTCGATCGCATCCTGACCGGGGATTGA
- a CDS encoding class I SAM-dependent methyltransferase codes for MRRGVVLKAAGALGLCLAMPACDTADDNRPETSRDFPRPYRPVSDLGSNQFSTEQIRDDRREAVTVMDQADITEGMTVADIGAGEGYYTVRLADRVGASGRVLAQDIDEDALRRLGARVERERLDNVSIALGGVDDPGLPANSFDRIFMVHMYHEITEPYALLWRMHPALREGGQVIVVDVDRPADQHGINPQLLFCEFERVGYRLVEFVRKPQIAGYYAQFEVAGERPEPRDIEPCLQPGETATEISIADEIAPEETNEL; via the coding sequence ATGAGAAGAGGGGTCGTCTTGAAAGCTGCCGGCGCGCTGGGCCTGTGCCTGGCGATGCCTGCCTGCGACACGGCCGACGACAACCGTCCGGAAACATCGCGCGACTTCCCGCGGCCCTATCGTCCGGTGTCCGACCTCGGCAGCAACCAGTTTTCTACCGAGCAGATCCGCGACGACCGCCGCGAGGCTGTCACCGTGATGGACCAGGCCGACATCACCGAAGGCATGACCGTCGCCGATATCGGCGCGGGCGAGGGGTACTACACCGTACGCCTCGCCGACCGGGTGGGCGCATCGGGCCGCGTGCTGGCGCAGGATATCGACGAAGACGCGCTGCGACGACTGGGCGCGCGTGTGGAGCGCGAACGGCTCGACAATGTCAGCATTGCGCTGGGCGGGGTGGACGATCCCGGCCTGCCTGCCAACAGCTTCGACCGCATCTTCATGGTGCATATGTATCACGAAATTACAGAGCCTTACGCGCTGCTTTGGCGGATGCATCCGGCGCTGCGCGAAGGTGGGCAAGTGATCGTGGTGGACGTGGACCGCCCGGCGGACCAGCACGGCATCAATCCGCAATTGCTGTTTTGCGAATTCGAACGGGTCGGCTATCGGCTCGTGGAATTTGTGCGCAAGCCGCAGATCGCCGGCTATTACGCACAATTCGAAGTGGCGGGCGAACGGCCCGAACCACGCGATATAGAGCCCTGTTTGCAGCCGGGCGAAACCGCTACAGAAATCTCGATTGCAGACGAGATTGCTCCTGAGGAAACTAATGAGCTTTAA
- the prfB gene encoding peptide chain release factor 2, giving the protein MRAEGQAHIDRIEAALALVRKSLDWEHALRRLDELEARVQDPDLWNDPKQAQAISREHKQLKDAVGTVNEISSEMSDAVEFVQMGEDEGDEDIVNEGLTSLEKLAKRADRDKVNALLSGEADAYDTYLQINAGAGGTESQDWAEMLMRMYARWAERRGFKVETVEYAAGEQAGIKSATLLIKGENAYGYAKTESGVHRLVRISPYDSSARRHTSFCSVWVYPVIDDDINIEINEGDLKIDTYRASGAGGQHVNTTDSAVRITHKPTGIVVASQNDRSQHKNRATAMNMLKARLFEREMAEREAVAAGEYQEKTEIGWGHQIRSYVLQPYQMVKDLRTGTTSTAPGDVLDGAIDDFIAAALAQRVTGETVDVEDVE; this is encoded by the coding sequence ATGCGTGCCGAGGGGCAGGCCCATATCGACCGGATCGAAGCCGCGCTGGCGCTGGTGCGAAAGTCGCTGGACTGGGAACACGCCCTGCGCCGCCTCGACGAGCTGGAAGCGCGCGTGCAGGATCCGGACCTGTGGAACGATCCCAAGCAGGCGCAGGCCATCAGCCGCGAGCACAAACAGCTGAAGGACGCGGTCGGCACGGTGAACGAGATCTCGTCCGAAATGTCCGACGCCGTGGAATTCGTCCAAATGGGCGAGGATGAGGGCGACGAGGATATCGTCAATGAAGGCCTGACATCGCTGGAAAAATTGGCCAAGCGCGCAGACCGCGACAAGGTGAACGCGTTGCTGTCGGGCGAGGCGGATGCCTACGACACCTACCTCCAGATCAATGCGGGCGCAGGCGGCACGGAAAGCCAGGACTGGGCCGAAATGCTCATGCGCATGTATGCTCGATGGGCGGAGCGTCGCGGCTTCAAGGTCGAGACGGTGGAATATGCCGCGGGCGAACAGGCAGGCATCAAGTCCGCCACTCTGCTGATCAAGGGCGAGAACGCCTATGGCTACGCCAAGACCGAAAGCGGCGTGCATCGGCTTGTGCGCATCAGCCCCTATGACAGCTCCGCCCGCCGCCATACGTCGTTTTGCAGCGTATGGGTCTATCCGGTCATCGACGACGACATTAATATCGAGATCAACGAGGGCGATCTGAAGATCGACACCTATCGCGCATCAGGTGCTGGCGGGCAGCATGTGAACACTACCGATTCCGCCGTTCGCATCACGCACAAACCGACCGGCATCGTCGTCGCCAGCCAGAACGACCGCAGCCAGCACAAGAACCGCGCCACCGCCATGAATATGCTCAAGGCGCGGCTGTTCGAGCGTGAAATGGCCGAGCGGGAAGCAGTAGCTGCGGGCGAATATCAGGAAAAGACCGAGATCGGGTGGGGCCACCAGATCCGCTCCTACGTCTTGCAGCCATATCAGATGGTGAAAGACCTTCGCACCGGAACCACCTCCACCGCGCCGGGCGATGTGCTGGACGGTGCCATCGACGATTTCATCGCCGCTGCACTGGCGCAGCGCGTCACGGGCGAAACCGTCGATGTGGAAGACGTCGAGTAG
- a CDS encoding PilZ domain-containing protein, whose product MSLGRALMRLREKRQRVEFRAGMIASGACDQIVMVCDVSAKGLGGITTGDAVNAGDRVLFVMPDMLEMTATVRWSIANQFGAQFDEMQDVKRLSAYDMHGAEDTLPRSA is encoded by the coding sequence ATGTCACTGGGACGCGCGCTGATGCGCCTTCGCGAGAAACGCCAACGGGTCGAGTTTCGGGCCGGAATGATCGCCAGCGGCGCTTGCGACCAGATCGTGATGGTATGCGATGTGTCGGCCAAGGGGCTGGGCGGCATCACCACGGGCGACGCGGTTAATGCGGGCGACCGCGTGCTGTTCGTCATGCCCGATATGCTGGAGATGACCGCTACCGTGCGCTGGTCCATCGCCAACCAGTTCGGCGCGCAATTCGACGAGATGCAGGATGTGAAGCGGCTCTCCGCTTACGACATGCATGGAGCCGAAGACACGCTGCCCCGATCAGCCTGA
- a CDS encoding penicillin-binding protein 1A produces MSDTAQQFGGVFSRIGDAAARAWAPVARLYRERRLVRWATWLLVAALAVLMIGYVWLTRDLPDAETLLDYEPNLPTVVRGIDGEIVHRYERERRVELQFRDMPEQLLNAYISAEDETFWTHNGIDAGGFVNATFDYLSKMGSGERAVGGSTITQQVAKNILVGNEYSVTRKLREMVLATRIEDVLSKEEIITLYLNEIPLGRRSYGVQAAARAYFDKDVDELELHEMAYLAILPRAPEVYSRSANFDTAKRRRDMVLTQMEDNGFITAQQMQSAQSQPLGLVQGQRQQRSADAGYFLEEVRRQLIERYGEQAEDGENSVYAGGLWVRTSLDTELQDGARNALRSAMMRYHGNRGWAGAIATLNPDNGSLTSQLASSYLSVNYEDWRVGVITANGGGSATIGFSDGEEAPISGVPSAAEVGDVVVAQPSGNSWRLRTIPGVSGGFLAMAPDTGRVLAMQGGFDSRLGDFNRATQANRQPGSTVKPFVYATGLDAGMTPASMIPDSQYCYYQGANLGEKCFTNFGGGRGGGEYPMRYGLEQSKNLMTVHIAMESGMENVIDTFRDAGLEPDGVDYQPYPAFSLGAGDTTVERITAAYAMMVNHGRLIEPTVIDYVQDRDGRVIWRADERECVRCNMEEWDGEPMPRFGRRGRQVMDARTAFQTVHMLTGVVERGTATRLRDLDIPMFGKTGTSTGPTNAWFVGGSPDIVAGTYLGFDQPRNMGGYIQGGNTAAPIMRQFVQETREHWSGRPFIAPEGVRMVRIDRRTGRRVFDGWPTGEPTAGVIWEAFKPDTEPRRSQRQDEIDAMRNLILAQLRRQQQGPAQSSRNTSEQEDFAEEQGGIY; encoded by the coding sequence ATGTCTGACACTGCACAACAATTCGGCGGCGTTTTCAGCCGCATCGGCGATGCGGCGGCCCGTGCATGGGCGCCCGTCGCTCGTCTCTACCGCGAAAGGCGCCTTGTGCGCTGGGCGACCTGGCTTCTGGTGGCCGCGCTGGCTGTGCTGATGATCGGCTATGTCTGGCTGACGCGTGACCTGCCCGATGCGGAAACGCTGCTGGATTACGAGCCCAACCTGCCCACCGTGGTGCGCGGCATCGATGGCGAGATCGTGCATCGCTATGAGCGGGAGCGGCGCGTGGAGCTGCAATTCCGCGACATGCCGGAGCAATTACTCAACGCCTATATCTCCGCTGAGGACGAGACATTCTGGACGCATAACGGTATCGATGCCGGCGGCTTCGTGAATGCGACTTTCGATTACCTTTCCAAGATGGGATCGGGCGAACGTGCGGTGGGCGGCTCCACCATCACCCAACAGGTCGCCAAGAACATTCTCGTAGGCAATGAGTATTCGGTGACGCGCAAGCTGCGCGAAATGGTGCTGGCCACGCGCATCGAGGATGTTCTCTCGAAAGAAGAGATCATCACGCTCTACCTCAACGAGATACCGCTGGGCCGCCGTTCCTACGGCGTACAGGCGGCAGCGCGCGCCTATTTCGACAAGGATGTGGACGAGCTGGAACTGCACGAGATGGCCTATCTCGCCATCCTTCCGCGCGCGCCCGAAGTGTATAGTCGCTCTGCCAATTTCGACACGGCGAAGCGGCGCCGCGACATGGTGCTGACGCAGATGGAGGACAATGGCTTCATCACGGCGCAGCAGATGCAGTCCGCACAGAGCCAGCCTCTCGGCCTGGTGCAGGGCCAGCGCCAGCAGCGCAGCGCCGATGCGGGCTACTTTCTCGAGGAAGTACGCCGCCAGCTGATCGAGCGCTATGGCGAGCAGGCCGAAGACGGCGAGAACAGCGTCTACGCGGGCGGGCTGTGGGTGCGCACCTCGCTCGACACCGAATTGCAGGACGGCGCGCGCAATGCCCTGCGCTCCGCCATGATGCGTTACCATGGCAATCGCGGATGGGCAGGCGCGATTGCAACACTCAATCCCGATAATGGCAGCCTGACCAGCCAGCTGGCGAGCAGCTATCTCTCGGTCAATTACGAGGATTGGCGCGTCGGGGTCATCACCGCGAATGGCGGTGGCTCTGCCACGATCGGTTTCAGCGATGGCGAGGAAGCGCCGATCTCCGGCGTTCCGAGTGCTGCCGAAGTCGGCGATGTCGTGGTCGCGCAGCCGAGCGGGAACAGCTGGCGGCTACGCACGATTCCCGGAGTATCGGGCGGGTTCCTTGCCATGGCTCCCGATACCGGCCGCGTGCTTGCCATGCAGGGCGGGTTCGACTCGCGCCTGGGCGATTTCAACCGCGCAACGCAGGCCAATCGCCAGCCCGGCTCTACCGTGAAGCCGTTCGTCTACGCCACCGGGTTGGACGCGGGAATGACACCCGCCAGCATGATCCCCGATAGCCAGTATTGCTATTACCAGGGCGCCAATCTGGGCGAGAAATGCTTCACCAATTTCGGCGGCGGGCGTGGCGGCGGTGAGTATCCCATGCGCTACGGGCTGGAGCAGTCGAAGAATCTGATGACCGTCCACATCGCGATGGAATCGGGCATGGAAAACGTGATCGACACCTTCCGGGATGCCGGGCTTGAGCCCGACGGCGTCGACTATCAACCGTACCCCGCTTTCTCGCTGGGCGCAGGCGACACCACTGTCGAGCGCATCACGGCTGCCTATGCCATGATGGTGAACCATGGCCGCCTGATCGAGCCGACCGTGATCGACTATGTGCAGGACCGCGATGGCCGCGTGATCTGGCGCGCGGATGAGCGGGAATGCGTACGCTGCAATATGGAAGAATGGGACGGCGAGCCTATGCCGCGCTTCGGCAGGCGGGGCCGTCAGGTGATGGACGCGCGCACTGCGTTCCAGACCGTCCACATGCTGACGGGCGTCGTAGAGCGCGGCACTGCCACACGCCTGCGCGATCTCGACATCCCGATGTTCGGCAAGACGGGCACCAGTACCGGCCCGACCAATGCATGGTTCGTGGGCGGATCGCCCGACATCGTGGCGGGCACCTATCTCGGCTTCGACCAGCCGCGCAATATGGGCGGCTATATCCAGGGCGGGAACACCGCCGCGCCGATCATGCGGCAATTCGTGCAGGAGACGCGCGAGCACTGGAGCGGGCGACCTTTCATTGCGCCCGAGGGCGTGCGCATGGTGCGTATCGACCGCCGTACCGGACGCCGCGTATTCGATGGCTGGCCAACGGGCGAGCCGACGGCAGGGGTGATATGGGAAGCGTTCAAGCCCGATACCGAACCGCGCCGCAGCCAGCGGCAGGACGAGATCGATGCCATGCGCAACCTCATCCTCGCCCAGTTGCGCCGCCAGCAGCAGGGCCCCGCCCAAAGCTCTCGCAATACCAGCGAACAGGAAGATTTCGCCGAAGAGCAGGGCGGTATCTACTAG
- a CDS encoding beta-propeller domain-containing protein, translated as MRLILLAFAAAVVPLSSVQAQTWENRQVERLAWPEWQRFESEAEFRRYIREVRRIKRNLTRQQQAGLVPDILVAQAQVDPEDCDPLFANCPVEDDGSDEAMITVTGTRVQSSSMTSAAPVAVVDSESITNNQSAGVDEGDIVKRIGDYLLVLQDGRIFAANFRTMELTDRIDVYRRDEDGDPIGADWYDEMLVQGDHILVTAYSYYDDASELSVFRLDRETGRIERRGVFLISSEDYYDVDNYATRVIGDRLVIYTPYELNDLENRRNRPVVRRWSPVEDFEDEAGDQMLNARGIYRPVFGVYDPVVHTISICDLGDLDEDELRCDSTGFIAGSEAEMYVSPENIYLATNAADYNDQSSWRVCRSREAGFVSSNSPPPGAVFRMPMRRLSDVEVLSIRGEVFNQFSMDEYDGRFRMLLNWDSFECQDDWWRARTIPGDLELVNASRNAFSDTYREAPDFRFTTLPPSPEGEMENRFIGDWLLYGSRSRYGRPPEDDETALTANLFAVPVASPQDVAPVALDHEVTRIESLGQDAIVTGYRDDTGLRISYINLSQTANVADSVKLQNRYESESRSHAFNAALYPEGEGLMGLPTVAAEEESGRYPWNSDQSDISFLRFSPEGRLTDLDAVRSVVPEEDEIEGYDCEVSCVDWYGNARPIFIERSIFALMGTEIVETGIANDRVQVLRRLDLTKAVDAD; from the coding sequence ATGCGACTGATATTGCTGGCTTTCGCAGCGGCGGTGGTGCCGCTTTCATCGGTGCAGGCACAAACGTGGGAAAACCGCCAGGTAGAGCGGCTCGCTTGGCCGGAATGGCAACGCTTCGAAAGCGAGGCCGAGTTCCGCCGCTACATCCGCGAGGTGCGGCGCATCAAGCGCAACCTCACTCGTCAGCAACAAGCGGGACTGGTGCCCGATATCCTCGTCGCGCAGGCGCAGGTCGATCCGGAAGATTGCGACCCGCTGTTTGCCAATTGTCCGGTTGAGGACGATGGCAGCGATGAAGCGATGATCACCGTGACGGGAACGCGCGTCCAGTCGTCCAGCATGACCAGCGCCGCCCCGGTCGCGGTGGTCGACAGCGAATCCATCACCAACAACCAGTCCGCCGGCGTCGATGAAGGCGATATCGTTAAGCGCATCGGCGACTATCTGCTGGTGCTGCAGGACGGGCGCATCTTTGCCGCCAATTTCCGCACCATGGAACTGACCGACCGCATCGACGTGTACCGGCGCGACGAAGATGGCGATCCCATCGGCGCGGACTGGTATGACGAAATGCTGGTGCAGGGCGACCACATCCTCGTCACCGCCTATTCCTATTACGACGACGCCAGCGAGTTGTCGGTTTTCCGCCTCGACCGCGAAACAGGCCGGATCGAGCGGCGCGGCGTTTTCCTGATCTCCTCCGAGGATTATTACGACGTCGACAATTACGCGACGCGCGTAATCGGCGACCGGCTTGTGATCTACACGCCATACGAACTCAACGATCTGGAGAACCGGCGCAATCGTCCGGTGGTGCGGCGCTGGTCGCCTGTAGAGGATTTCGAGGACGAGGCAGGCGACCAGATGCTGAATGCGCGCGGTATCTATCGGCCTGTCTTCGGCGTTTACGACCCTGTCGTTCACACCATTTCGATCTGCGACCTCGGCGATCTGGACGAAGACGAATTGCGTTGCGATTCCACCGGCTTCATCGCTGGCAGCGAGGCCGAGATGTATGTCTCGCCCGAAAATATCTACCTCGCCACCAATGCCGCCGACTATAACGACCAGAGCAGCTGGCGGGTGTGCCGCTCGCGCGAGGCAGGGTTTGTCAGCAGTAACAGTCCGCCGCCGGGCGCGGTGTTCCGGATGCCGATGCGCCGTCTGAGCGATGTCGAAGTGCTGTCGATACGCGGCGAGGTTTTCAACCAGTTCTCCATGGACGAGTATGACGGACGCTTCCGCATGCTGCTCAATTGGGACAGCTTCGAGTGCCAGGATGACTGGTGGCGCGCACGCACCATTCCGGGCGACCTGGAGCTGGTCAATGCTTCGCGCAATGCCTTTTCCGACACCTATCGCGAAGCGCCCGATTTCCGTTTCACTACCCTGCCGCCCTCGCCTGAGGGCGAGATGGAGAACCGTTTCATCGGCGACTGGCTGCTATACGGTTCGCGCAGTCGATATGGCCGACCGCCCGAGGATGACGAGACCGCTTTGACGGCCAATCTCTTCGCGGTGCCGGTAGCATCGCCGCAGGATGTCGCCCCCGTAGCGCTGGACCATGAAGTGACGCGTATCGAATCGCTGGGGCAGGATGCCATCGTGACGGGCTATCGCGACGATACCGGCCTGCGGATCAGCTATATCAACCTCTCGCAGACGGCGAATGTCGCGGACTCGGTAAAGCTGCAAAATCGCTACGAAAGCGAGAGCCGAAGCCATGCCTTCAATGCTGCGCTCTATCCCGAAGGGGAGGGCCTGATGGGCCTGCCCACGGTGGCAGCCGAGGAGGAATCGGGCCGATATCCCTGGAATTCCGACCAGTCCGACATCTCGTTCCTGCGCTTCTCGCCGGAAGGTCGCCTGACAGACCTTGATGCCGTGCGCTCCGTCGTACCTGAGGAGGACGAGATCGAGGGCTATGATTGCGAGGTTTCCTGCGTCGACTGGTACGGCAATGCGCGGCCAATCTTTATCGAGCGATCCATCTTTGCGCTAATGGGCACGGAGATCGTCGAGACCGGTATCGCAAATGATCGGGTGCAGGTGCTGCGCCGTCTCGACCTGACGAAAGCTGTGGACGCGGATTGA